Proteins co-encoded in one Candidatus Binatia bacterium genomic window:
- a CDS encoding ATP-binding protein yields MNEALLLSLVRQQELAEQALQAEQKLHEDERVRQRQLELTNATRVSTVGELATGLAHELNQPLSSISNLAEACSQYVRAGTIDTAKLLGLLSDIANESMRAAGIVAHLRSFVDKGEAQLDPVDLGKIVGHVPHLMLRELERARIALRIDLPARQLRVDADQIQIEQVIVNLTQNAMDSIEEADGPQRLIELSARSVNGMGEVSVRDTGTGVSEPTAERMFEAFFTTKTKGLGMGLALSRSILEAHWGRIWMEAPSDGGPGTVVRFSIPLKGPKLRRKDRTV; encoded by the coding sequence ATGAACGAGGCGCTCCTGTTGTCTTTGGTCCGCCAGCAGGAGTTGGCTGAGCAGGCGCTGCAGGCCGAGCAAAAGTTGCATGAAGATGAGCGCGTGCGGCAACGGCAGCTTGAGCTGACCAATGCCACGCGGGTGAGCACCGTCGGCGAACTTGCCACCGGCCTCGCGCACGAGCTCAACCAGCCGCTCTCGTCGATTTCCAACTTGGCGGAGGCCTGTAGCCAGTATGTGAGGGCCGGGACCATCGATACGGCCAAGCTCCTCGGGCTCTTGTCGGACATCGCCAACGAATCCATGCGGGCTGCCGGGATCGTCGCCCACCTCCGCAGTTTCGTCGACAAGGGCGAAGCGCAGCTCGATCCGGTCGACCTGGGCAAGATCGTGGGTCACGTCCCCCACCTGATGCTCCGGGAGCTGGAGCGGGCCCGGATCGCGCTACGCATCGATCTTCCGGCCCGGCAGTTGCGCGTCGATGCCGATCAGATTCAGATCGAGCAAGTGATCGTGAACCTCACCCAGAACGCCATGGACAGCATCGAGGAAGCCGACGGCCCCCAGCGCCTGATCGAGCTGAGCGCCCGTTCCGTCAACGGAATGGGCGAGGTCAGCGTCCGGGACACCGGCACCGGCGTTTCCGAGCCGACCGCCGAACGGATGTTCGAAGCTTTCTTCACGACCAAGACAAAGGGACTCGGGATGGGCTTGGCGCTCAGCCGCTCCATTCTCGAAGCGCACTGGGGCCGCATCTGGATGGAAGCCCCATCGGATGGCGGACCGGGAACCGTCGTGCGCTTCTCGATACCGCTGAAAGGACCGAAACTACGACGTAAGGATCGGACTGTGTGA